Within the Bradyrhizobium cosmicum genome, the region CGAACTTCACCGGCCGGGACGGATAGTCGGCGGCAAAGGCTTTCGACAGCGGACTGGCTGCAAGAGGCGTGGCGGCAAGCAGGCCCAGTGCGGAACGGCGAGTGATCATATGGAGGGTTCTCCCAACGTGTTGTTCTTGAAGGCCGGATAACTTGAAAGTGTCGTCGGCGCGGTTGTAACAAAGCTTGCCGCAGGCGGAAAGTGCGCGAGGCGCATCACGACGAAAGGATAAGGCATGCCGGTCAAGGTCGAAGCCCTCGATCATCTCGTGATCAACGTCGCTGACGTCGCGGTGACCGCCGAGTGGTATCGGCGAGATTCTCGGCATGGAAGTCAAGGTGTTCGACCCCGGCGGCGGCAAAGCGCCGCGGACTTCTCTCCAATTCGGTAACCAGAAGATCAACGTCCGGCCGCGCGATGCCGACAAGGTGGAGTGGTTCACCGCTGATCACCAGACCGCCGGCAGCGAGGATCTGTGCTTCCTCACCTCCGCCACACCCGACGAGGTGGTGGCGCATTTGCAGGCACATGGCGTCGCGATCGAGGAAGGCCCGGTTCCCAAGCAGGGCGCGCGCGGCACGCTGCGCTCGGTTTATTGCCGGGATCCGGATGGGAGCTTGATCGAGATTTCGTCGTACGAGGATTGAGGCCGGCTATCACGGCACGCTCTGTCGTCATGCCCGGGCTCGTCCCGGCCATGACGGAGCAGAGAGAGTACGTGCTAAGCGGCATACCTCCTCCCCCCCGATTTGCGCCCCGCGTCATCCGGTGGCAGGAAGACGCAATAATCAAAAGGCAGCCGCCGACAAGATGCAGGCTGCACGGGAGGAAACATGCCACGTCAACAGAGTTCAGCCGGAATCGTGGGCCCGTTCGATGGGCTCGACGTGCCCTGGCTGCTGAAGATGCGTGCCGAGGTGCGCAGCTCGCATCCGTTCCTGATCTGGGCGCCGTTCGACGCGCCGGCGCGGCGCTGGAGCTATGGCGAGTTTCACGAGCGGGTCGGCGCGCTCGCGGCAGGGCTCGCCAAGCGCGGCGTGAAGCCCGGCGAGTATGTGCTGATCCATCTCGACAATTGCATCGAGGCGCTGCTGGCCTGGTTTGCCTGCGTCGAGTGCGGGGCCATCGCGGTCACCACCAACACCCGCTCGGCGCCGGTCGAGATCGAATATTTCGCCGATCATTGCGGCGCTGTCGCGGCGATCACGCAGCCGGCCCATGCGGAGATCGTCGCGCAGAACTGCCGCAGCATTCGCTGGATGGCGGTGACGTCGCACGATGCCGGCGCTGCGCCTGCACAATCCGTCCCACGCGGCGACAGCTTTGAATCGCTGTTCGCCGACAGCGCGGACCGGCCGCAGCGGGCGACCGATCCGCTCGCGCCATGCAGCGTGCAATACACGTCAGGCACGACGTCGCGGCCGAAGGCGGTGCTCTGGACCCATGCCAACGCGCTGTGGGGCGCCAAGATCAACGCCGCGCATGAGGATTTGCACGCGAGCGACGTGCACCAGACCTATCTGCCGCTGTTCCACACCAATGCGCTGGCCTATTCCATGCTGGCGACGCTGTGGGTCGGCGCCACCTGCGTGATCCAGCCGCGCTTCTCGGCGAGCCGGTTTTGGGGTGTCGCGCGCGAGCACGGCTCGACCTGGACGTCGACCATTCCGTTCTGCATGAAGGCGCTGCTCGAGCAGGAGATTCCGAGGGATCACAAATTCCGCCTGTGGGGCACCGCCATCAACGAGCCACCGGCCTTTGCTGCCTTCGGCGTCAAGATGATCGGCTGGTGGGGCATGACCGAGACCATCACCCACGGCATCGTCGGCGAGGTCGACCAGCCCAACATCCCGATGTCGATCGGCCGCGCCGCACCGGAATATCAGATCCGCATCACCGACGACGACGGGCGGCCGACCGAGGTCGGCGGCACCGGCAATCTCTCGATCAAGGGCATCCCCGGCCTGTCGCTGTTCGCCGAATATCTGCACAACGAGAAGGCGACGCGCGAGAGTTTCGACGAGCACGGATTCTTCCTCACCGGCGACCGCGTCGAGCGTCTGACGAATGGCTTCATCAGGTTCGGCGACCGCGCCAAGGACATGCTGAAGGTCGGCGGCGAGAACGTCGCGGCCTCCGAGATCGAGCAGGTGATCGCTGT harbors:
- a CDS encoding ATP-dependent acyl-CoA ligase codes for the protein MPRQQSSAGIVGPFDGLDVPWLLKMRAEVRSSHPFLIWAPFDAPARRWSYGEFHERVGALAAGLAKRGVKPGEYVLIHLDNCIEALLAWFACVECGAIAVTTNTRSAPVEIEYFADHCGAVAAITQPAHAEIVAQNCRSIRWMAVTSHDAGAAPAQSVPRGDSFESLFADSADRPQRATDPLAPCSVQYTSGTTSRPKAVLWTHANALWGAKINAAHEDLHASDVHQTYLPLFHTNALAYSMLATLWVGATCVIQPRFSASRFWGVAREHGSTWTSTIPFCMKALLEQEIPRDHKFRLWGTAINEPPAFAAFGVKMIGWWGMTETITHGIVGEVDQPNIPMSIGRAAPEYQIRITDDDGRPTEVGGTGNLSIKGIPGLSLFAEYLHNEKATRESFDEHGFFLTGDRVERLTNGFIRFGDRAKDMLKVGGENVAASEIEQVIAVVPGVREAAVVAKKHPMLDEVPVVFIIPHGGVAGAAPDLHDSVMAACRKGLADFKVPREVRFVDDMPRSTLEKVAKAELRKMVG